The Candidatus Hydrothermales bacterium genome includes a region encoding these proteins:
- a CDS encoding peptidyl-prolyl cis-trans isomerase: MKFLVFFILLQFLKVEEAKKLIESGRVNDGIALYKEALLELSGAKKIERALDLIDVCIRYEKFREGLSIISELEEKVSKYSTLYPEVLYRKAIIHENLGNYLEAQKIYEKIVLKYKKSKIYEDASKKMDRIFEILSQSFIASVGPINITYQEFEKYLEALPIYLKPSPSDTIAVRKTLENLIISKILYLEALNQKLDLSEDFRVNIEREKERILANLYLKKINEEIKVNEKEIKEYYIRNREDFKIPTRWDIRRIEVKTESEAVEIIRKIKGGEKFEDLARKFSIAPDAQDGGFIPNFTEKSLPEEFVKYLKTMREGETKGPIKLKNGNYAIVKLEKIKRGEYRKLEEIKNQIENIILREKREKFWEKWKKGMFEKYSVKFYFKK; encoded by the coding sequence ATGAAATTTTTAGTTTTTTTTATTTTGTTACAATTTCTAAAGGTTGAAGAGGCGAAAAAGTTGATTGAGTCTGGTAGAGTAAATGATGGAATAGCTTTATATAAAGAGGCTCTCTTAGAACTTTCAGGAGCAAAAAAAATAGAAAGGGCTCTTGATTTAATAGATGTTTGTATAAGATATGAAAAATTTAGAGAGGGACTCAGTATAATAAGTGAATTAGAGGAAAAAGTTTCAAAATACAGCACCCTTTATCCAGAAGTTTTGTATAGAAAAGCGATAATCCATGAAAACTTAGGGAACTACCTAGAAGCTCAAAAGATTTATGAAAAAATTGTTTTAAAGTATAAAAAAAGTAAAATTTATGAGGATGCAAGTAAAAAGATGGATAGAATATTTGAGATATTAAGTCAAAGCTTTATAGCAAGTGTTGGGCCAATAAACATTACTTATCAGGAGTTCGAAAAATATCTTGAAGCACTGCCTATCTATTTAAAACCTTCACCTTCTGATACAATAGCAGTAAGGAAAACACTAGAAAACTTAATTATATCAAAAATTTTATATCTTGAGGCACTCAATCAAAAACTTGACTTAAGTGAAGATTTCAGAGTGAACATAGAAAGAGAGAAAGAAAGAATTTTAGCTAACTTATATCTTAAAAAAATTAATGAGGAAATAAAAGTAAATGAAAAGGAAATAAAGGAATATTATATAAGAAACAGGGAAGATTTTAAAATACCAACAAGGTGGGACATAAGAAGAATTGAAGTTAAAACTGAAAGTGAGGCAGTGGAGATTATAAGAAAAATAAAAGGGGGAGAAAAATTTGAAGATTTAGCAAGGAAATTTTCTATAGCCCCTGATGCTCAAGACGGGGGTTTTATTCCAAACTTTACTGAAAAAAGTTTGCCGGAGGAATTTGTAAAGTACCTTAAAACCATGAGAGAGGGGGAAACAAAGGGTCCGATAAAACTTAAAAATGGAAATTACGCAATAGTAAAACTTGAAAAGATAAAAAGAGGTGAATACAGAAAATTAGAAGAGATTAAAAATCAGATTGAAAATATAATTTTAAGGGAGAAAAGAGAAAAATTTTGGGAGAAGTGGAAAAAGGGAATGTTTGAAAAATACTCAGTCAAATTTTATTTTAAAAAATGA
- the tyrS gene encoding tyrosine--tRNA ligase, with protein MKRKDIEILTRGIENIFTKEELKEKIERKKVLTVKYGADPSKPDLHLGHYVCLRKLREFQELGHRVVFIIGDFTAMIGDPSERSKTRPMLTKEEVEKNSKTYFEQAYKILDKDKTEIRFNSEWLSKLKPEDIVKLSATTTVAKMLDRDDFSKRFKEGIPISLHEFLYPIFQAYDSIFIRADVEIGGTDQHFNFALTREIMRQLGLEPQVFITLPLIEGIDGKLKMSKSYGNSINFFDDPKDVFGKVMSIPDSLIFKYYKVVLLKDSEEVKEYIEKSPLEAKEDLAFEITKIFHGEKEAIKAREYFIKTFRKREVPQEVPEFKVKSKKLFEILFEAKIVQSKSEARRLIRQSGVDLDGKAIEDENYVPEKGEHILKVGKRKFFKVIVE; from the coding sequence ATGAAAAGAAAAGATATAGAGATTCTAACACGGGGGATAGAAAACATATTTACAAAGGAAGAGCTTAAAGAGAAAATTGAGAGAAAGAAAGTTTTAACAGTTAAATACGGAGCAGATCCATCAAAGCCCGATTTACATCTTGGACACTACGTATGTCTCAGAAAGCTCAGGGAATTTCAAGAATTAGGACATAGAGTGGTTTTTATCATTGGTGACTTTACAGCAATGATAGGAGATCCCTCTGAAAGATCTAAAACAAGACCTATGTTAACAAAAGAGGAAGTGGAGAAAAACTCAAAGACTTACTTTGAACAGGCCTATAAGATTTTAGATAAGGACAAAACAGAAATTAGATTTAACAGTGAATGGCTTTCTAAGCTAAAACCAGAGGACATAGTAAAACTTTCAGCTACAACTACGGTGGCAAAAATGCTCGATAGAGATGACTTTTCCAAAAGATTTAAAGAGGGCATTCCAATTTCTCTTCATGAGTTTCTATATCCAATATTTCAGGCGTATGACTCAATATTTATTAGGGCTGACGTAGAAATTGGAGGTACGGACCAACACTTTAACTTTGCACTTACAAGGGAAATAATGAGGCAGCTTGGATTAGAACCCCAAGTTTTTATAACACTTCCACTTATAGAAGGTATTGATGGAAAGTTGAAGATGAGTAAATCATATGGAAATAGTATTAACTTTTTCGATGATCCTAAAGATGTTTTCGGAAAAGTTATGTCAATACCTGATAGCTTGATTTTCAAATACTATAAGGTAGTTCTTTTAAAAGATTCAGAGGAAGTAAAAGAGTATATTGAGAAAAGTCCACTTGAGGCAAAGGAGGACTTAGCTTTTGAAATAACTAAAATCTTTCATGGAGAGAAAGAGGCAATAAAGGCTAGAGAGTATTTCATTAAAACTTTCAGGAAAAGAGAAGTCCCACAAGAAGTTCCAGAGTTTAAAGTAAAAAGTAAAAAATTGTTTGAAATTCTCTTTGAGGCTAAAATAGTTCAAAGCAAAAGTGAGGCAAGACGTTTGATAAGACAAAGTGGGGTAGACCTGGACGGCAAAGCTATAGAAGATGAGAAT